CAGCCACTTTGTTCTTATCTAACTTTATTGCTATACTCTCAAATGTAGCTCAAGCTTAAGCCGGGACATCTTATGCCAACAATAGCTCCCCAATGGCCGTTTTTGGCCAAAGAACCCACCGACCAATGGATCTTCCCGTATGCGGCGCGTTTGGCTACATTTACGGCAGAATTGAATGCTTGGATTGATCCTACGGGTGGTCCTCAAGAGAATGTCTTTATAGACCTTGGAGAAGATTGAGACTAGGATTGATGTTTGTAGCAATGACATATGTACAACTAATTAGAAGTTCAAAGTATTATGATGTAGTATTAAACTATTTCTCATGTGCATTTTATCTGTTTCTGCCCTGCAATGTAGCTGGTTATGAGAACTTGTGATTCTGCCTGCATTGTTTCTGGTACTGTCATTTTAACTGGTTAAGCAAATTTCGGAACTTTGGTTTCCGAAGTACTTCGGAAGGCTAATGTCCGTATTATTAGAGTCAGGTAAAATGTCACCCCATTTGTTTTCACCATTCGGAAGGCTCTAGTCCGAAAACAATAGTTCGGAACTACGGAGTCCGAAATCTTTCGGACGACTCCTTTCCATTTCCGTGTCATATACTTAAATTTGGCACCCCCAAGTTTAAACAATCTTCGACATTTAGGTTTCCGAGACAGTTCGGATTTATAGGATCCGAACAACTTCGGAATCTGGGGATCCGaacgttaattttttttctcattttaattttaagtctCTCCATCACTATCCACAACCAACCACAACCAACCTCATTACTCTCATCCAACCACAGCCAACCTAATTACTATcaaccaccaacaacaaccaaccCCATTACTCCTTCATCTATAAATTTGCTTGATTTAAGCTTTCTTGTATTCATCCTCTCCTTTCATTCTTTCAACGAaaccttcaaaatcaaaatggaaCAAGATTTGCCCACCTTCATCCGCCCTTGCAAACTCCGAGGCAACTCTTCTGCAAgttctcgtcctctcattcccggCCCTGCTGGTGTTGTCCAGGCCGCCATGATTCAACGCAGCTCCACCACCGACGGACACCTCATTCCAACCCAACAATTTGTTAGGCGCGTCGTCGAAGACGGTCACGACACTGATCCCGATTTTCACTCCAATGCTTGGCTTTCAGCCCTGCAATTAGGCGGATCTGCAACTCCTCTGGGTTCAATCACTCACCATCTAGAAAGGGTCGATCTCATCGTCGCAGTTATCAAATCATGCACGCCAAACGGATTCGGCGATGTGTCAGTTACCCTGAAGGTATTTCCATCTTCCGCGTTCGATTTCATCAATGTCATGGTATTTAAATGTCCTCTGTCAATGCCATATGGGTTTGAGTTTCAGGATCCTACGGGCACTGTCGGTGCTAGTGTCCATCACAAGGTTTTCACTGAAAGCGAATTCGCGAAGGACATAAATGTTGGATCTGTTATGCTTATCCAGAAGGTTTATTATTtctaaccgacttgactattgTTTCTACTTCTTTAGACAAGTTGAACattatttcttccttttttgcTTTTAGGTAGCTGTGTTTTCTCCTAGAAAATCTAATTGTTACCTGAACATAACATTGCCCAACATAGTTAAGGTATGGAAATCTTTTTTacacatatataattaaaataaaagtgacTGTGGATTTTTACACATCTCAATTTTCGTTTATGTGAATTTTCACAGGTATTCTCCAGTGACTGTGGACCTCCATCTGAAACATTCACTGACATTACAGAAGATTGATTAATGTTATTTGGCTAATTTTGAATTATTTGCAACTTTAAAAAATCCTTGACCTGGATTATGTAGGCTATGTTGCGTCCCTTGAATTATGTACGTTATTTTGCTTCAATTGGATTATGTGCGTTATTTcacttcccattggattttgtttgttattttacctgatttaaaaagagataaaaatgtaATCAAATCAAGTAAAGCGTGATAATGTGAAATCCAAACTAATAATGCGATAAAAGTACAGACCGATAATAAAGCGTGTATAAACTAATAGTGCGATAAAAGTACACATAATAATAA
This is a stretch of genomic DNA from Lotus japonicus ecotype B-129 chromosome 1, LjGifu_v1.2. It encodes these proteins:
- the LOC130730821 gene encoding uncharacterized protein LOC130730821, whose amino-acid sequence is MEQDLPTFIRPCKLRGNSSASSRPLIPGPAGVVQAAMIQRSSTTDGHLIPTQQFVRRVVEDGHDTDPDFHSNAWLSALQLGGSATPLGSITHHLERVDLIVAVIKSCTPNGFGDVSVTLKDPTGTVGASVHHKVFTESEFAKDINVGSVMLIQKVAVFSPRKSNCYLNITLPNIVKVFSSDCGPPSETFTDITED